A window of Cellulomonas fimi contains these coding sequences:
- a CDS encoding dihydrofolate reductase family protein, translating into MTRTGRLRVHTMSMSLDGFVAGPDQSLDEPLGVGAMELLHGWMFGTRRFQDLDEAEGRAPADPLDDEAVDAGFEGIGSWILGRNMFGPIRGDWGDGSWRGWWGEDPPYHCDVFVLTHHPRPPLEMAGGTTFHFVTDGIHAALDRAREAAGGLDVRLGGGAATVRQYLRAHLVDDLRYAVVPVLLGRGERLFEDLADLPAAYRVASVRQSSSVIHVHVERAV; encoded by the coding sequence ATGACCCGGACCGGCAGGCTGCGCGTGCACACGATGTCGATGAGCCTCGACGGCTTCGTCGCAGGCCCCGACCAGTCGCTCGACGAGCCGCTGGGCGTGGGGGCGATGGAGCTGCTGCACGGCTGGATGTTCGGCACGCGGCGGTTCCAGGACCTCGACGAGGCCGAGGGGCGCGCGCCCGCGGACCCGCTCGACGACGAGGCCGTGGACGCGGGGTTCGAGGGGATCGGCTCCTGGATCCTGGGCCGCAACATGTTCGGCCCGATCCGCGGCGACTGGGGCGACGGGTCGTGGCGCGGCTGGTGGGGCGAGGACCCGCCGTACCACTGCGACGTGTTCGTCCTCACGCACCACCCGCGCCCGCCGCTGGAGATGGCGGGCGGCACGACGTTCCACTTCGTGACCGACGGCATCCACGCGGCGCTCGACCGCGCGCGCGAGGCCGCGGGCGGGCTCGACGTGCGCCTCGGCGGGGGAGCGGCGACCGTCCGGCAGTACCTGCGGGCGCACCTCGTCGACGACCTGCGCTACGCCGTCGTCCCGGTCCTGCTGGGCCGCGGGGAGCGGCTGTTCGAGGACCTCGCGGACCTCCCGGCGGCGTACCGCGTGGCGTCGGTGCGGCAGTCGTCGAGCGTCATCCACGTGCACGTCGAGCGGGCCGTCTGA
- a CDS encoding YciI family protein: MLLIWNRPGFTDELSEAERTTLFTEVGSIMDELTERGELVGGEALADPSAARTTRLVDGRTTLTDGPFVESKEQFAGYVAIDVETHERAEEIAARWPDTRFGGAIELRAVMTGSGEEM; this comes from the coding sequence ATGCTGCTCATCTGGAACCGGCCCGGCTTCACCGACGAGCTCTCGGAGGCGGAGCGCACCACGCTGTTCACCGAGGTCGGCTCGATCATGGACGAGCTCACCGAGCGCGGCGAGCTCGTCGGCGGTGAGGCGCTGGCCGACCCGTCCGCCGCGCGCACCACGCGGCTCGTCGACGGCCGCACGACGCTCACCGACGGGCCGTTCGTCGAGAGCAAGGAGCAGTTCGCCGGCTACGTCGCGATCGACGTCGAGACGCACGAGCGCGCCGAGGAGATCGCCGCCCGCTGGCCCGACACGCGGTTCGGCGGGGCGATCGAGCTGCGCGCGGTCATGACGGGGTCCGGCGAGGAGATGTGA